The Ensifer canadensis genomic sequence CAGCCGAACGACAGAGATCGGGCCACAGTCTCCTCCAGTACCCGACCAGTGCATTTCGATCATCCCCGAATTATCCGGTGCGATCGCATCACGGACCATTTCCGGTCCGTGCCGGGCGGGCGATCGTCCGCCCCCTTGAGACGACGCGAATGCCCTTGTGCACAGCCTTCGGATTGTGCGTCGTCCGGCGGCCGACTGCTAGCCGTCTATTCCAGGGTTCGACAAGGAAAGACTTTCAAATTTTTCGGAGCAGTTGCGGCCGATTGGCAGGCCGATTCCTGGCACTTTCGCCACCGGGTTCGGCGGCCGAAGCACGCCGAATAAATATAGTGGAATGGCCTCTTGACCTTCCAACGGTGGGAAACCTCATGTTTGTCTCACATCGAAAAGAAGGAGACAAGCGATGCAGAATTACAAGATCGACAACATGACCTGCGGACATTGCGCCGGCGTCGTGCAAAAGGCGATCCTGAGCGTTGATCCGCAGGCAACCGTCAAGGTCGATCTCGGCGCGCGCGAAATCAGCGTCGACACCGCCGCCGCATCCGGCCCGATTGCCGACGCGCTGAAGACGGCAGGCTATGAGGGCCGCCAGCTCTAAATCAAGATCGCAACGGTGCCTCCAGTCACCGGTTGGCGCGCCTCGGCTCCCAAAGCCGGGGCGTTTGTCGTTTGACGCCGCCGCACGCCTTGACCCTACAACGGTGGGAAGCTCTAGCTTGCCGGCTCCGCATCTTCACGGAGACCGAGCATGCAACACGACGAACACGACGGGCACCGACATGATCACCGCAGCGTGACCGCCAGTCCCTCGAAACCCGAAAGCATGTCACTCAACTGTCTCGCGCTCTCTGCCACGGTGCATTGCCTGACAGGATGCGCCATCGGCGAGGTGCTCGGCATGGTCATCGGCTCGGCGCTTGGTTGGGGCAATGTCCAGACCATTGCACTCGCCGTCTTCCTTGCCTTTGTCTTCGGCTACGGCCTGACCATGTTTCCGCTGCTGAAGGCAGGCATGCCGTTCGCGGTGGTCCTGAAGCTGGCGCTTGCCGCCGACACGGCGTCCATCGTCATCATGGAAATCGTCGACAACGCCCTGATGCTGTTCATCCCCGGAGCGATGGATGCAGGCGTAACGTCTCTCCTCTTCTGGGCGAGCCTTGCGGTCGCGCTCCTTGTTGCCGGGGCCGCCGCGTTTCCCGTCAATCGCTGGCTGATTGCACGTGGCAAGGGTCACGCCGTCGTGCATTCGCATCACCAGCACTGAGCATTTGAATGCGATGCCTTGCTGCATGAAGAAATGTTTCAATCCGCCCTTGACCTTCCCATCGTTGGAAGCCCCATCTTCCGATAAAAGAAAAGGAAAAGGAGCACGATCATGGGATCCGTGACCACCATCGAAACGAAGAGCGCCGTAGCAATCGCCGGCAACGCCCTGACGGCCAGCATACCGGTCGAGGGAATGACCTGTGCCTCGTGCGTCGCGCGCGTCGAGAAGGCCATCCGAGCAGTCCCAGGGGTGACATCCGCCTCTGTCAACCTTGCAACGGAACGGGCCGATGTCAGGTTCGATGGATCGACCAAGACCGCCGACATCGTCAAGGCAATCGAAAACAGCGGCTATGGCGCCGCTGAGGAATCGATCGAGCTGGCAATCGAAGGTATGACCTGCGCCTCCTGTGTCGCCCGTATCGAAAAGGCATTGAAAGCGGTGCCCGGCGTCGCTGACGCCAGCGTCAACCTGGCGACCGAGCGCGCCTCGGTGCGCCTCACCAAGGGCATTGCAACAGTCGCCAGTCTCGAAGAGGCCGTGCGCGCCGCCGGTTATGACGCCAAGCGCATCACCGGCGATGCGAACACCGATGAGGAGGCCGAAAAGCGCGAGCGCGAAAGCCGGCGTCTCAGCCGCGCGTTGCTGGTTGCCGCAGCCTTGACGCTGCCGATCTTCGTCCTGGAAATGGGCTCGCACTTCATCCCGGCCGTGCACGACTTCGTCATGATCAATATCGGCATGCAGGAGAGCTGGTATCTGCAGTTCGTGTTGACGACGCTCGTGCTCTTCGGCCCGGGCTTGCGCTTCTACCAGAAGGGCATACCGGCCCTGTTGCGTCTCGCGCCCGACATGAATTCGCTCGTCGCCATCGGCACGGCCGCCGCCTGGGGCTATTCGGTCGTCGCCACCTTCGCATCTGGGCTTTTGCCCGAGGGCACGGCCAACGTCTATTATGAAGCCGCGGCCGTCATCGTGACGCTGATCCTGCTCGGTCGGGTGCTTGAAGCCCGCGCCAAGGGCCGCACCTCGGAAGCGATCAAGCACCTGATGGGCCTGCAGGCAAAGACGGCGCGCGTCGTTCGCGATGGGGAAACGATCGAGATTCCGCTCGCCGACGTGCATGCCGGCGACACCGTGCTGGTGCGCCCCGGCGACCGCGTGCCAGTCGACGGTACCGTTGTCGATGGCAATTCCTACGTCGACGAATCGATGATCACCGGCGAGCCGGTTCCCGTCGAGAAGATCGCCGGCGCCGACGTCGTCGGCGGCACCATCAACAAAACAGGCTCCTTCACCTTCCGCGCCACCAAGGTCGGTGCCGACACTGTGCTTGCCCAGATCATTCGCATGGTCGAACAGGCCCAGGGCGCCAAGCTGCCGATCCAGTCGCTGGTCGACAAGGTGACGGCCTGGTTCGTTCCGGCCGTCATCGCCATGGCAGTCCTTACTTTCGCGATCTGGCTCGTCTTCGGCCCGGATCCCGCGCTGACCTTCGCGCTCGTCAACGCCGTCGCGGTGCTGATCATCGCCTGCCCCTGCGCGATGGGCCTAGCGACCCCGACCTCGATCATGGTCGGCACCGGTCGTGCCGCCGAGATGGGTGTGCTGTTCCGCAAGGGAGAGGCGTTGCAGACACTGCGCAATGCCGAGATCATTGCCGTCGATAAGACGGGCACGCTCACCAAGGGTCGCCCGGAACTGACCGATCTCGACACGTCAGCCGGTTTTGAGCGCAGCGAGGTGCTTGCACTCGTCGCCGCCGTCGAAACCCGATCGGAACACCCGATCGCCGAGGCAATCGTCGAAGCGGCGAAGTCCGAAGGCATCGCCATTCCGACCGCCGCGAACTTCGAGGCTGTTCCCGGATTCGGCGCGAGCGCCACGGTGAATGGGCGGAGCATCCATGTCGGCGCCGATCGGCTGATGACCCGGCTGAAGCTCGACGTCTCGGTGTTTGCCGACCAGGCAGCCCGCCTCGGGTCGGAAGGCAAGAGCCCGCTCTATGCAGCAATCGACGGCAAGCTTGCCGCCATCATCGCCGTTGCCGACCCGATCAAGGAAACGACGCCGCAGGCGATCCGCATGTTGCACGATCTCGGTCTCAAGGTGGCGATGATTACCGGCGACAACCGCCGGACGGCCGAAGCGATCGCCGCCAAGCTCGGGATCGACGAAGTCATCGCCGAGGTGCTGCCCGACGGCAAGGTTGCCGCTCTGAAGCGCCTGAAGGCTGACGGCTGCGCCGTCGCCTTCGTCGGCGACGGTATCAACGATGCGCCTGCTCTTGCCGAAGCCGATGTCGGACTTGCGATCGGTACCGGCACCGATGTCGCGATCGAAAGCGCCGATGTTGTGCTGATGTCCGGCGATCTCCTGGGCGTGCCCAACGCGATCGCGCTGTCGAAGGCAACGATCCGCAACATCAAAGAAAACCTGTTCTGGGCCTTTGCCTATAACGCGGTCCTGATCCCGGTTGCAGCGGGCGCGCTTTATCCGCCCTATGGCCTGTTGCTGTCGCCGATCTTCGCCGCCGGTGCCATGGCGCTTTCCAGCGTCTTCGTGCTCGGAAACGCGCTTCGGCTGAGGGGTTTTCGCGGCGTCGTCGCGCAAACGCCAGCGGCGCGATAACATCAAAGCCTCTCCCCGGCGGGACACGCCCGCATGGCGTCCGCCGGGGAGAGTTCCTATATTCGACATGAATGCCCGCGCTCTGCGCGCCTCTTGAAAGGTGAAGCCATGAACATCGGCGAAGTCGCACGCGCCTCCGGCGTCTCGACGAAGATGATCCGCTATTACGAAACGATCGGCCTCATTCCTCCGGCCGATCGCAGCGAGGCCGGCTATCGCAACTACGGCGACAACGACGTCCACACCCTGCGCTTCATCCGCCGCTCCCGCGATCTCGGTTTCACCGTCGAGCAGATGACCGACCTCTTGACACTCTGGCGCGATCGTTCGCGCGCCAGCAGTGAGGTGAAGAAGATCGCGCTCGAACACGTCGATATCCTCGAGCGCAAGGCGGAGGAGTTGAAGGCTATGAGCCGGACGCTCAAGCATCTGGCCGCCAACTGCCACGGCGACGGACGACCGGATTGCCCGATCCTCGACGATCTCGCCGACATGGCCAACGAACCGGGCAAGGCCCTCGAGCCCGCGCGCTTCGGCCCGGCCGGCATCGACCCGGTCCGCAATCGCCGACAGGCCTGAAGACCGAAACTGACCGAGGCTCACGCATTCGTGAGCCTCGGTCCCGCCGGTAGCATTGACAGGAATCGACAGCGTTTCTACGGATTGATGATGGAAAAGGTACGAACTGCATATCAGCGTCTGCTGACGATGCTCAAGCTGGTGACGATGCTGTCGCTGGCTGTGCTGCCCTTTTCCAGCGCCGCCGGCATGACCCATGTCGCATCACACACAGCCATGCAGATGCACGCGGCGATGCAAAAGCACGCGGCGATGCAGACAGATGCCTCGGTCGATATCAGTGCCTCAGCGCTGAACGAGCATTGCCCAAGTGCCGAAAGCGGCAAGGCAAAACCCATCGGCGATAGCAGCAAGGCCGACAAGAAGGATTGCTGCAAGACCTTCTGTGCGTCCGTTGCCGTTCTTGCCGACGCCGGTGAAGCCCGCTTCGGTCTTCCACGCTCCGCTTTAAGCTTCGGCCTGCAGTCGCAACTCAGCCCAGGCGAGCCCGCTGGTCTGCATCGCCCTCCAAGAGCCTGATTTCGTGAACAGCTGACCGCACGCGCGGTCTTGGCCTGCCCGGCTTTGCCGGTCGGACGCCGATATCCATCATTCACATTTCAGGTTGAACCATGAAACGTCTGTTTCCCATGGCGCTCCTGCCCATCCTTTTGGGCGGATGCGCCACCACGATGCCTGCCGAGGTCACAAGCCTCGCCGATCCCTCGCAAAGTTCCACTGGCGCCGGCGGTCAGGCTTACCGAAGCCCTGTTGCCGGCTATGTCCACCGTGAGCCTGTCGGTCCAAAACGCTGGGTGCCGCTCAACGACGCCCAGTCTCCCGCCAAGGGAGGCGCATCATGAGCAGGCAAAGGTTCAAGCTCGCCGCGATCATCGGCTTGCCGCTGGCGCTTGCCGGCTGCACCACAACCGCAGAATATTCGGCAAAGGACGCCGGCTTTACCGCGGTCGAGGCCAAGGTCAGCGCAGGCACTGCGAAGAGAAGCGTCTGGATCCAGAACCGCGAGCAGGCCGCAAAGGCTGAAGCACAGGTGAAAGCCCTGCTGGCACGCAAATCGGTCGATGCCGACACCGCCGTGCAGATCGCGCTTCTCAACAACAGGGGCCTGCAGGCCGCCTATGCCGATCTCGGCGATGCGTCGGCGGATGCCTGGCAGGCAACGATGCTCCTCAACCCGACTGTTTCGATCGGTACCACCGGGATCGGGGCGCCGGAGCTTCAAGCCTATCGCGCCATTGAGGGGCTGATCACCACCAATATCCTGGCGCTCATGACGCGGGAGAAGACCATCGCCGTTGCCGACACCCGCTTTCGCCAGGCGCAACTTGCGGCGGCCCTTCGAACGCTTGCGCTTGCGGCAGAAACCCGGCGCGCATGGGTCGAGACGGTTTCGGCCTGGGAAACGGTCGGGCAGCTCAACCGGGCGCAGGCCGCAGCCGACGCATCCTCCGAACTCGCCGCCAAGCTGGGCGAAACCGGTTCTATGGGCAAGGGTGACCAGGCACGCGAGCACGTCTTCAATGCCGAACTCGCCGGCCAGGTGGCGCAAGCCCGGCTTGCGGCACGACTTGCCAAGGAAAGCCTCACCCGGAAAATGGGTCTCTGGGGAGCGGACGCCGACTACCAGGTCCCGAACCGACTGCCCGACCTGCCGAAGACCCTCGCCCACCGGAACAGCATCGAGGGCGAAGCGCTCAAGCGCCGTGTCGACCTGCAGATGGCCCGCCTCGAGCTTGAGGCCGTGGCAAAGTCCTATCGATTGACCGAGGTGACACGCTTCGTCAGCGAACTCACGCTCGTCGCAGGGGCAGAAGCCGAGCGCGAACGCGAAGACGGGGACACCAAGGTCGAGACCACCGGCCAGGGTGAGTTGGAGTTCTCCATCCCGATCTTCGACACCGGCCAGGCGCGCTTGCGCAAGGCGGAACTGGCGCATATGCGCGCTGCCAACCTGCTTGCCGAGAAGGCCGTCAACGTCCGCTCGGAAGCTCGCTCGGCCTATCAGGCCTATCGATCGCGCTACGATATCGCCAGACACTATCGCAACAACGTCGTGCCCTTGCGCAGCAAGATCGAGGAAGAGGCCACCCTCAGCTACAACGGCATGATCACCAGCACCTTCGAAATGCTCGCCGACACGCGCGCCAAGGTGGACTCGGTGATCCTCTCCATCAACGCCAAACGCGATTTCTGGCTGGCGGACGCCGATCTGATGACGGCCATCCATGGCGGCGGGGAAGAAGGCACTGCGGTCGAGACCGCCGCTCCTGCCGCAGCGGATGCGGATTGAAAGGAACGATGACCATGTTCAACAGACGACAAATCCTCGGTGCCGGCGCGGCACTCGTTTCTACCACCGCCTGGGCGCAAACCTCGACCTCCGGCCTGCCGGAGGCGGCAGGCATGGACAACGCCGCCACGCAAAAACCGCTCGTGCCGACGAGCGGGCCGGACTACAACCCGGTCGTCACGCTCAATGGCTGGACGCTGCCGCACCGGATGAACAACGGCGTCAAGGAGTTTCACCTCGTCGCCGAACCGGTGGAGCGTGAGATGGCAGACGGAATGACCGCCTATCTCTGGGGCTATAACGGCCAGTCTCCCGGCCCAACGATCGAGGCAGTCGAGGGCGACCGGGTGCGCATCTTCGTCACCAACAAACTGCCGGAACACACGACGATCCATTGGCACGGGATGATCCTGCCATCGGGGATGGATGGTGTCGGTGGCCTGTCGCAGCCGCATATCCCGGCCGGCAAGACGTTCGTCTACGAGTTCGACCTCGTGAAGTCCGGGACCTTCATGTACCACCCGCATGCCGACGAGATGGTACAGATGGCCATGGGCATGATGGGCTTCTTCGTCATCCATCCCAAGGATCCGGCCTTCATGCGGGTTGACCGCGACTTCGTCTTCCTGCTCAACGCCTATGACATCGACCCCGGCACCTATGTTCCGCGCATCATGGAGATGACGGATTTCAACATGTGGTGCTGGAACAGCCGCATCTTCCCGGACATCGATCCGCTGGTCGTTTCCAAGAACGATCGGGTGCGCGTGCGCGTCGGCAACCTCACCATAACCAACCATCCGATCCACATGCACGGCTACGATTTCGAAGTGACCTGCACCGATGGCGGCTGGGTTCGCCCGGAGGCCCGGTGGCCGGAAGTCTCGATCGACATTCCCGTCGGCGCAATGCGCGCCTACGAGTTCGACGCTAAATACGAAGGCGATTGGGCGATCCATTGCCACAAATCGCACCACACGATGAACGCGATGGGCCACGATATCCCGACCTTCATCGGCACCGACAAGACCCAGGTCGCGGCCAAGATCCGCAAGATCAAGCCCGACTACATGCCCATGGGCACGGCCGGGATGGCCGACATGGGCGAAATGGAAATGCCGCTTCCCGACAACACCATCCCGATGATGACAGGCTGGGGCCCGCACGGCGCATTGGAGATGGGCGGCATGTTCTCGGTGGTGAAGGTGCGCGAAGGCATCTCCGCCGGCGATTACAGCGACCCCGGCTGGTACGAAAACCCTCCGGGAACACAGGCTTGGGAATGGACCGGCGCGCTGCCGGAGACCACCCGGGCAACCGATGCCAAGACAGTGATTACGCCGCCTCCCGCAAAAAAGGGCTGACCGCAATGACCTCTTCCAAAACAACCAAGGAAACCAAGATGAAGACGACACTTTTCGCGCTGGCGTTCCTCGCCGCTTCCTCGCTCGCCTCGCCGATGCTGGCCAGCGGCTCTCACGCCGGCGGTCATGATGTCATGTCGGTCGGCAAACCGGGCGACGCCAAGAAGGCGACCCAGACCGTACGCGTGACGATGAAGGAAACCGACGACGGCAAGATGATCTTCACGCCGGCAAGCATCAAGGTCCGCCAGGGGCAGACCGTGCGCTTCGCAATCAAGAATGTCGGCGAACTCGAACATGAGTTCGTGCTCGACGACAAGGCGCAGATCCAGGAGCACAAGGCCGCGATGGAGAAGTTTCCGGACATGGAACACGCTGATCCGAACGCCATCCGGCTCGAGCCCGGCAAATCCGGCGAGATCGTCTGGACCTTCACCAACAACGGCACGTTCCAGTTCGCCTGCCTGGTCCCCGGCCACTACGACGCCGGCATGCATGGGCCGCTCGAAGTCGTGAAGAAATAACTGTAACCCACTGAAAGGATGACACTATGAAAACGCTCCTCACATTGTTTGCCGCTCTCGCCATCGCCGCTTCCGCCCAAGCTGCGGAATTCACCAAGGGGACGGTCAAGAAGCTCGACGCCTCGGCCAAGAAGGTGACCATCGCCCATGAGGATCTCAAGAACCTCGACATGCCTGCGATGACCATGGTGTTCCGGGTCAAGGATGATGCGATACTGGCCAAGCTCAAGGAAGGCACTGCGATCGAATTCGTCGCCGACCGGGTCGATGGCAAGCTCACTGTGACCGAGATCAAGTAATCCAATGTCCAAGGCCCGGTATAACGACAATTCCGGGCCTTGGACGACGAGGCCGAACTGAAAAGAAAGGAGCGTCCGATGATGGACCTCAAACGCAGACATTTCATCGCCGGTGCGATCATGGGCATGACGATGCTCACGGCCGGTGTGGCGATCGCAGCAGGCCCGATGACGATCTACAAGGATCCGCAATGCGGCTGCTGCGAACAATGGGCGGAAGCCATGGAGGCAGCAGGCTTCAAGGTCGATATCCGCGACGAAGCCGACATGACGCCGATCAAGTCCCGGCTCGGCGTGCCGGCCGACATGGAGGGGTGCCACACCGCCGTCATCGACGGTTATGTCGTAGAAGGGCATGTGCCGCTTGAGGCCGTACAGAAGCTTGTGTCCGAAAAGCCGGACATTGCTGGCATTGCCGTGCCCGGCATGCCCGCAGGTTCGCTTGGCATGGGCAACGATCCGCAGGCGTCCTACGACGTCTACACCATCGCCAAGACCGCCGGCACTGCTGCGACCGTCTATTACGAGGTCCGGCCGGCGCAATAGCGCGGGCACTTTATCGGCGATAAGGCTCAGGCGGCGCGCCAGGCGCCGTCTTCCCCTCGGGCCAGCAACGGCGTGCGGAACACACCGACCACGCACTCCGGCCAACGCGGCGCAAGATCGGCCAGAGGCTGTCGCCAACGCTCGGTCTGCAGCATGGCTGCACCGATTGCGATCGGCTCGACGCCGCAAGTCTCCATCAGCGTCAAGCCGGCAACGATCGACGTGCCGCTGGAGATGACGTCGTCGACGAGCACAACGCGCTTGCCCTCAAGCAGCGGCAGCATGCGCGGATCGACGTAGAGCCGTTTCTTCTGGTCGGGCGTGGTGATCGACGACAGCGGCACAGAGAGATCGTCGACATACCAGAATTTGCGCGACGTTCCGAGCGGCACGTAACGGGCATGGCCGAGCTTGCGGGCGACGGCAGCTGCCAGGGTCAGCCCCAGCGTCGGCAGACCGGCGATGACATCCGGTTTTAACGGCGCGAGCCTGGTGGCCAGTTCCGTTGCCAGCGCTTCTTCGACCGCAAAACTCGCCTGGTTGATGATCAGCGAGGCCAGCGCGTGTTTGCCATCGGAGAGCTGCCGGATCGGCAACAGGATCTGGCGACCGTCTTCGAGAGTTGCCGGGAAGAAATCCCGATAACCGCTTCCAGTATCGAAACTTTTCGGCGGGAACACATCCTGCCAGAATTCATGCGGCTGCATCGGTACTGTCCTCTTCTGCGCCACCAAGGCTTCGAACGAAAGGCGATGAAAACGCCGGCGCACTGTTCTGGTTCCGGCGGTTTTCGTCTATACCGTTTACCACTTCGATCAAACCGAAAGGGCGCCCCGGCAGACGCAAATCTGGGGAATTCGACGGCCCTTCTCCGACAGACATGCAAGGAACTGCCAGACAATGCGCGTGCCAGATGGGATCACCAACGATCTGCCCTTCCTCACCGAATTCCGTCGTGATCTCCACGCCCATCCGGAGCTTGGCTTCGAGGAGGTTCGCACAAGCGATCTGGTCGCGAAACTGCTTGAAGAAGCCGGGCTTAAAATCCACCGTGGCCTTGGAAAAACCGGCGTCGTCGGCACGCTGCAAATCGGCAACGGCACCCGCTCGATCGGCCTGCGCGCCGACATGGATGCGCTTGCCATGCCGGAACTTGCCGACCGGCCGTACAAATCGAAGGAAGCCGGCAAGATGCATGCCTGCGGCCATGACGGCCACACCGCCATGCTGCTTGGCGCCGCCCGCCATCTCGCCAGGACGCGCAATTTTTCCGGCACGGTGCATTTCATCTTCCAGCCGGCCGAAGAAGGTCGTGGCGGTGCCAAGCGCATGGTCGAGGATGGCCTCTTCCGGCTCTTCCCCTGCGACGCGGTTTACGGCCTGCACAACATGCCTGGCCTTGCCCCCGACGAGATGGCCGTCGTCGCCGGGCCGCAGCTCGCCTCGTCCGACAGCTGGCGGTTGACTTTCCGCGGCGTCGGCACCCACGGCGCCAAGCCGCATCTCGGCCGCGACCCGGTGACGGCAGCCGGCACGTTCCTCGCCTCACTGCAATCGATCGTCGGCCGCGTCGTCGATCCGCTACAGCCGGCCGTCGTCAGCGCCTGCTCCGTTCGCGCCGGCGACCCGAAGGCGCTCAACGTCATTCCCGATACGGTCGAGATCGGCGGCACGGCGCGCGCCTACACGCCTCATGTTCGCGATCAGCTCGAGGAAGAGATCGGCCGGCTGGCGCGCGGTACGGCCGAGATGTATGGCATCAAGGTCGACTACGCGTTCGAGCGTCGCATTCCGCCCGTGGTCAATGACGCCGGCGCCAGCGAACGCGCCCTTTCGGCAGCCCGTGCCGTCTTCGGCGAAAAGACCCGCACGCAGTTTCCGCCATCGACCGCCGGCGACGACTTCGCCTTCTTTGGTCTCGAAGCTCCCGGCTGCTACGTCTGGCTCGGCAACGGACCCGCCGTCGACGGCGCACTGCACCACAACACGGCCTATGACTTCAACGACGACGCGATTGGTCCGGGCACCACCTTCTGGACGACATTGGTGGAACAGGAACTGAGTGCTTCGGCCGGCCTCTGAACATGTATCGCCGTCGCTCAGAATGTCCGCTGCTCCGAAACGTCGCGCCCCTTCGGTAGAGGCCGGTGGTTGCCGAAGGGATCAGCGGGGCGTCAATCGACGCCTGAGCATGATGACAAAGCTTGAGAATGCCTGGTTGACGAAAGGCTCGCTCAGTTCTGCCTCATTCCTGCCCCGTGCCGGAATCCAGCGAGCTGACGTCCGTCAGGTCAAAAGACCGTTCAGCCCAAGGACTTGGGCTGGCCAGATTCCTGTGACAGGCACAGGAATGAAGGAGAATTTGGCTAACGCCGAGCCTTCCTTACTCCTCGTACTGACGTTGTCAGCAGTCTGAGGGCGACAATCGTCGCCGTGCTTGATGCCTCAGAGGACTTCGAGCACCGGATTTTCGAGAAGCTTTCCGGTTAGCACATCGGCGATGCCGCGATCGGTCTGGTGCGGCCCTGCATTGCAGGCAAGCGTTGCCCCGAAGCAGGCCTTGAAGACGAGGTAAGGCGGCTGCCAATCGACGATCCGCCCGACAGCATCGCGCAGGGCGGCAAAGCCGGCAGACACATCGGCCAACGGTGCATCGGAGACGAGGCCGCAGAGCGGCAACGGCAGGACCGCGTCGATCTTGCCCGCCGATGCGACAGCCATGCCGCCACCGGCGGCGATGACGGCATTGGCCGCCTCCATGATGTCGCGGGCATTGCCGCCGAAGACTGTCAGGTTGTGGCTGTCGTGTGAAACGGTGGTCGCGAATGCACCGCGCCACTCTCCCCAACCGGTAAGCAGGCCGACGCGCGGCTTGCTGTCGGCGCGGCCGTGGCGATGAGCGACGGCGATCAACGTTGCGCCTTGCGGCGGAACGACGAAGCCATTCTCGACCGCGGCCAGAACCTCGCCCCACTGCGTGAAGCGCGGGCGATCGACCGTAGCGACCCTCACCTTTGAACCGGTCGACGCAATGGCGAAATCGGTCTCGCTCAATGGCTCGATTTTCATGGTGCCGGCAAGCGCTTCTACATTGGTCCTCGGCAGGGCATCGATCATCCGTCCGGCAACGGCGACCTGTTTGCCGCCGGCGATCACGGCACGGGCCGCGAGATCGGTAAGATCCTCGAAGATCACGATATCGGCGCGCCGTCCGGGGGCGATGAGGCCGAGGTCGGCACGGCCGAGGCGGGTCGCGGCGTTCAGCGTCGCGGCGCGAAGCGCCCATTCGGGCCTTAGGCCATAGCGCACGA encodes the following:
- a CDS encoding cupredoxin domain-containing protein, which codes for MKTTLFALAFLAASSLASPMLASGSHAGGHDVMSVGKPGDAKKATQTVRVTMKETDDGKMIFTPASIKVRQGQTVRFAIKNVGELEHEFVLDDKAQIQEHKAAMEKFPDMEHADPNAIRLEPGKSGEIVWTFTNNGTFQFACLVPGHYDAGMHGPLEVVKK
- a CDS encoding DUF411 domain-containing protein produces the protein MDLKRRHFIAGAIMGMTMLTAGVAIAAGPMTIYKDPQCGCCEQWAEAMEAAGFKVDIRDEADMTPIKSRLGVPADMEGCHTAVIDGYVVEGHVPLEAVQKLVSEKPDIAGIAVPGMPAGSLGMGNDPQASYDVYTIAKTAGTAATVYYEVRPAQ
- the cueR gene encoding Cu(I)-responsive transcriptional regulator codes for the protein MNIGEVARASGVSTKMIRYYETIGLIPPADRSEAGYRNYGDNDVHTLRFIRRSRDLGFTVEQMTDLLTLWRDRSRASSEVKKIALEHVDILERKAEELKAMSRTLKHLAANCHGDGRPDCPILDDLADMANEPGKALEPARFGPAGIDPVRNRRQA
- a CDS encoding multicopper oxidase family protein; the encoded protein is MFNRRQILGAGAALVSTTAWAQTSTSGLPEAAGMDNAATQKPLVPTSGPDYNPVVTLNGWTLPHRMNNGVKEFHLVAEPVEREMADGMTAYLWGYNGQSPGPTIEAVEGDRVRIFVTNKLPEHTTIHWHGMILPSGMDGVGGLSQPHIPAGKTFVYEFDLVKSGTFMYHPHADEMVQMAMGMMGFFVIHPKDPAFMRVDRDFVFLLNAYDIDPGTYVPRIMEMTDFNMWCWNSRIFPDIDPLVVSKNDRVRVRVGNLTITNHPIHMHGYDFEVTCTDGGWVRPEARWPEVSIDIPVGAMRAYEFDAKYEGDWAIHCHKSHHTMNAMGHDIPTFIGTDKTQVAAKIRKIKPDYMPMGTAGMADMGEMEMPLPDNTIPMMTGWGPHGALEMGGMFSVVKVREGISAGDYSDPGWYENPPGTQAWEWTGALPETTRATDAKTVITPPPAKKG
- a CDS encoding copper-binding protein; this translates as MKTLLTLFAALAIAASAQAAEFTKGTVKKLDASAKKVTIAHEDLKNLDMPAMTMVFRVKDDAILAKLKEGTAIEFVADRVDGKLTVTEIK
- a CDS encoding TolC family protein; translated protein: MSRQRFKLAAIIGLPLALAGCTTTAEYSAKDAGFTAVEAKVSAGTAKRSVWIQNREQAAKAEAQVKALLARKSVDADTAVQIALLNNRGLQAAYADLGDASADAWQATMLLNPTVSIGTTGIGAPELQAYRAIEGLITTNILALMTREKTIAVADTRFRQAQLAAALRTLALAAETRRAWVETVSAWETVGQLNRAQAAADASSELAAKLGETGSMGKGDQAREHVFNAELAGQVAQARLAARLAKESLTRKMGLWGADADYQVPNRLPDLPKTLAHRNSIEGEALKRRVDLQMARLELEAVAKSYRLTEVTRFVSELTLVAGAEAEREREDGDTKVETTGQGELEFSIPIFDTGQARLRKAELAHMRAANLLAEKAVNVRSEARSAYQAYRSRYDIARHYRNNVVPLRSKIEEEATLSYNGMITSTFEMLADTRAKVDSVILSINAKRDFWLADADLMTAIHGGGEEGTAVETAAPAAADAD
- a CDS encoding heavy-metal-associated domain-containing protein, producing MQNYKIDNMTCGHCAGVVQKAILSVDPQATVKVDLGAREISVDTAAASGPIADALKTAGYEGRQL
- a CDS encoding DUF4396 domain-containing protein; this encodes MQHDEHDGHRHDHRSVTASPSKPESMSLNCLALSATVHCLTGCAIGEVLGMVIGSALGWGNVQTIALAVFLAFVFGYGLTMFPLLKAGMPFAVVLKLALAADTASIVIMEIVDNALMLFIPGAMDAGVTSLLFWASLAVALLVAGAAAFPVNRWLIARGKGHAVVHSHHQH
- a CDS encoding heavy metal translocating P-type ATPase; translated protein: MGSVTTIETKSAVAIAGNALTASIPVEGMTCASCVARVEKAIRAVPGVTSASVNLATERADVRFDGSTKTADIVKAIENSGYGAAEESIELAIEGMTCASCVARIEKALKAVPGVADASVNLATERASVRLTKGIATVASLEEAVRAAGYDAKRITGDANTDEEAEKRERESRRLSRALLVAAALTLPIFVLEMGSHFIPAVHDFVMINIGMQESWYLQFVLTTLVLFGPGLRFYQKGIPALLRLAPDMNSLVAIGTAAAWGYSVVATFASGLLPEGTANVYYEAAAVIVTLILLGRVLEARAKGRTSEAIKHLMGLQAKTARVVRDGETIEIPLADVHAGDTVLVRPGDRVPVDGTVVDGNSYVDESMITGEPVPVEKIAGADVVGGTINKTGSFTFRATKVGADTVLAQIIRMVEQAQGAKLPIQSLVDKVTAWFVPAVIAMAVLTFAIWLVFGPDPALTFALVNAVAVLIIACPCAMGLATPTSIMVGTGRAAEMGVLFRKGEALQTLRNAEIIAVDKTGTLTKGRPELTDLDTSAGFERSEVLALVAAVETRSEHPIAEAIVEAAKSEGIAIPTAANFEAVPGFGASATVNGRSIHVGADRLMTRLKLDVSVFADQAARLGSEGKSPLYAAIDGKLAAIIAVADPIKETTPQAIRMLHDLGLKVAMITGDNRRTAEAIAAKLGIDEVIAEVLPDGKVAALKRLKADGCAVAFVGDGINDAPALAEADVGLAIGTGTDVAIESADVVLMSGDLLGVPNAIALSKATIRNIKENLFWAFAYNAVLIPVAAGALYPPYGLLLSPIFAAGAMALSSVFVLGNALRLRGFRGVVAQTPAAR